A genomic stretch from Pradoshia eiseniae includes:
- a CDS encoding polysaccharide deacetylase family protein, translating into MGKNRLKQQKHKKLLQLFILLISVMAISIVINPSLSKKANTTISDPQMDAIYKEVAVSTLSFGDTSAQFPSFGIKEVDTYIEAYIHSRLTSIHSSGKEKTITYNILHYSQQTLSVAFTESGEAAEIMTFDLEKGVILAFEDLILQDHVSDCLELLAEVASAELTENDHSSLSAKDISKVTAPKAENYRQFIIYNQAIVFNLTLNTKNETYQLAISKQLLDDWLIDDYRPGEHHDDLSGNYEPANIITERPTKESKLPMDEKVVALTFDDGPKAGVTDLILDALKKYDAKATFFVLGSRCDANKNLLKRAAEEGHEIGNHTWDHPKMTSESSNAIAEQIDRTNAIIEEITGTVPTIFRPPYGLYDERISSYVGKEHLILWDVDTLDWKLRNADLVVPSALNTVQEGNVILMHDIYSSSAKAAAEIIHELSRKGYKFVTVSELLEIKKQRLKESNA; encoded by the coding sequence ATGGGAAAAAACAGACTCAAACAGCAAAAACATAAAAAGCTGTTGCAACTATTCATCTTGCTGATCAGCGTAATGGCAATCAGCATTGTAATAAATCCTTCGCTATCCAAAAAAGCAAACACTACCATATCTGATCCTCAAATGGATGCTATTTATAAAGAAGTGGCGGTTTCCACCTTATCTTTTGGAGATACCTCAGCTCAATTCCCTTCCTTCGGTATCAAGGAAGTGGATACATATATAGAGGCCTATATCCATTCCCGACTTACATCCATTCATAGCTCAGGAAAAGAAAAGACGATCACCTACAATATACTCCATTATAGTCAGCAAACATTGTCTGTCGCATTCACGGAATCAGGGGAGGCTGCAGAGATCATGACCTTTGACCTCGAAAAAGGAGTTATCCTCGCATTCGAAGATCTCATCCTTCAGGACCATGTTTCGGACTGCTTGGAATTATTAGCTGAAGTAGCCTCTGCAGAACTGACAGAAAACGATCACTCTAGCCTTTCGGCAAAGGACATTTCAAAGGTGACAGCTCCCAAGGCAGAAAACTACAGACAGTTTATCATCTATAATCAAGCAATTGTCTTCAATTTGACCCTCAACACTAAAAACGAAACTTATCAGCTGGCCATAAGCAAGCAATTATTAGACGATTGGCTTATCGATGATTACAGACCTGGCGAACATCATGATGATCTATCAGGGAATTATGAGCCGGCTAATATCATTACTGAACGTCCAACAAAGGAAAGCAAGCTGCCAATGGATGAAAAGGTCGTTGCCCTCACCTTTGATGATGGCCCAAAAGCAGGTGTCACAGATTTAATTCTTGATGCGTTAAAGAAATATGACGCAAAAGCCACCTTTTTCGTTCTTGGGTCAAGATGTGATGCCAACAAGAATCTCCTGAAGAGAGCGGCAGAGGAAGGACATGAGATTGGCAATCATACATGGGACCATCCTAAGATGACCTCAGAGAGCTCAAACGCTATTGCTGAGCAGATTGACCGCACAAATGCGATTATAGAGGAGATTACAGGTACAGTTCCGACAATATTCCGCCCTCCATATGGACTGTATGACGAACGCATCAGCAGCTATGTCGGCAAGGAGCACCTCATCTTATGGGATGTTGACACGCTGGATTGGAAACTTCGCAATGCTGACTTGGTGGTTCCAAGTGCCCTAAATACGGTCCAAGAGGGGAATGTCATTTTAATGCATGATATTTACTCATCTTCAGCAAAAGCGGCCGCGGAAATCATTCATGAGCTTTCCCGGAAGGGCTACAAATTTGTGACCGTCTCAGAATTGCTAGAGATCAAGAAACAAAGACTAAAAGAATCAAATGCGTAA
- a CDS encoding MMPL family transporter, whose product MKRFLHTVTDWVSTKKGMRITIIAWLVIMIALSAGPRLTDYKVTNFQSLPDEAESIVAQNKVDEFFPSDTGTPGILVFNNPDGDVDIAEVNEVLDGIKKEKIDGIEEIVDISQMPPQALAAFTSEDKTTMIVPMNLEAGLGNSDYSRINDRASEIGNEIAEDLEANFYITGPAGIAGDTTKLFESADVKLLFATVLIILVLLIVIYRSPLLAFIPLLATVIVYQVTNQTVALLGAGGLEINNSTTSIMSILLFAAVIDYSLFVFSRFREELNRYEDKHEAMKHAMRATGEPVFFAGGTVLAAMLILFFADFRDYQNFAPVFGTAMLIIMLASITLVPALFTLFGRKAFWPKVPKYGEETEVKHGIWGPVAKFVVNKPGLSGGLVAIFMLVTALNVFNLDFEFNSVKNFPEDLPSRVGYEIVEEKFNKGDLAQTTVLLESEESMSEEQVAAFAQRLNDYDEIYSARPSGITDDGQAAKITVSLTMNPYSSEAIDFIEELRGDSDQLQDDAKLDADIAYTGTTAKLADEREINSGDIIKIVSLETLLILVLLFVLTRSFKMPLYMMATILLSYASALGLGLFLVDVLFGYDAISTRVPVYAFIFLVALGIDYNIILVSRFLEERTKHSVKEALEIAIRNTGGVISSAGIILAATFAALMIMPIADLFVFGFMVAIGIIIDTFLVRGMLLPALILFFEKDK is encoded by the coding sequence GTGAAGAGGTTTTTGCACACAGTGACTGATTGGGTCTCAACTAAGAAAGGGATGCGCATAACGATCATTGCTTGGTTGGTGATTATGATTGCTCTTAGCGCAGGCCCTAGATTAACTGATTATAAGGTAACCAATTTTCAATCTCTGCCAGATGAGGCAGAGTCGATTGTTGCCCAGAATAAGGTAGATGAGTTTTTCCCAAGTGATACTGGGACACCGGGTATTCTCGTTTTTAATAATCCGGATGGGGATGTTGATATAGCAGAGGTAAATGAGGTCCTCGATGGTATCAAAAAGGAGAAGATTGATGGCATTGAAGAAATCGTAGATATTTCTCAAATGCCGCCGCAGGCTCTTGCTGCCTTTACTTCAGAGGATAAGACAACAATGATTGTTCCGATGAATTTGGAAGCGGGCTTAGGTAACTCCGACTATTCACGTATTAATGATAGAGCTTCTGAGATTGGTAATGAGATTGCTGAGGACTTAGAGGCAAACTTCTATATCACAGGTCCGGCCGGAATTGCCGGTGATACGACAAAGCTATTTGAATCAGCAGATGTGAAATTATTGTTTGCGACTGTTCTCATTATTTTGGTGCTGCTGATTGTTATTTATCGTTCGCCGCTGCTCGCATTCATTCCATTGCTTGCTACGGTTATCGTTTATCAAGTGACAAATCAAACCGTTGCCTTATTAGGGGCAGGTGGTCTTGAGATTAATAATTCAACCACATCAATCATGAGTATTCTCTTATTCGCAGCTGTGATTGATTATTCCTTGTTCGTGTTCTCTCGTTTCCGTGAGGAGCTCAATCGCTATGAGGATAAGCATGAGGCGATGAAGCATGCGATGCGTGCTACAGGCGAGCCGGTCTTCTTTGCTGGCGGAACGGTACTTGCTGCAATGCTGATTCTGTTCTTCGCTGACTTCCGTGATTATCAGAACTTTGCCCCGGTATTTGGTACAGCGATGCTGATCATCATGCTTGCATCGATTACCCTTGTGCCTGCTTTGTTTACGTTGTTTGGAAGAAAGGCATTCTGGCCTAAGGTTCCCAAATATGGGGAGGAAACAGAGGTTAAGCATGGCATTTGGGGACCGGTTGCCAAGTTTGTTGTGAACAAGCCTGGACTGTCTGGGGGACTTGTCGCGATTTTCATGCTTGTAACAGCCTTGAATGTGTTTAATCTTGATTTCGAGTTCAACTCTGTAAAGAACTTCCCAGAGGATCTGCCTTCACGGGTGGGTTATGAAATCGTAGAAGAGAAGTTCAATAAAGGGGATCTTGCACAGACGACTGTATTGCTTGAAAGTGAAGAGTCTATGTCAGAGGAGCAAGTGGCTGCTTTCGCTCAGAGACTAAATGATTATGATGAAATTTATTCAGCGAGACCATCGGGGATAACAGATGATGGTCAAGCGGCGAAAATCACTGTTTCTCTAACAATGAATCCTTATTCCTCAGAAGCCATTGATTTTATTGAGGAGCTGCGCGGAGATAGTGATCAGCTGCAGGATGATGCCAAGCTAGATGCAGATATAGCTTATACTGGCACCACAGCTAAACTGGCTGATGAACGTGAAATCAATAGCGGAGATATCATCAAAATTGTATCCCTCGAAACTTTATTGATTCTCGTACTGTTGTTCGTACTGACACGTTCATTCAAGATGCCATTGTATATGATGGCTACAATCCTGCTTTCCTATGCTTCTGCATTAGGCTTAGGGCTGTTCCTTGTGGATGTTTTATTCGGTTATGATGCGATTAGCACCCGGGTGCCGGTGTATGCCTTTATCTTCCTGGTGGCCCTGGGCATTGACTATAACATCATTCTTGTTTCCCGTTTCCTCGAGGAGCGGACGAAGCATTCGGTTAAAGAGGCGCTTGAAATTGCGATACGCAATACGGGAGGAGTTATCTCCAGTGCTGGTATTATCCTGGCTGCAACCTTTGCTGCCTTGATGATCATGCCGATTGCTGACTTATTCGTATTCGGATTCATGGTAGCGATTGGGATCATCATAGATACATTCTTAGTGCGAGGCATGCTGCTTCCAGCTTTGATTCTCTTCTTCGAAAAAGATAAATAA
- a CDS encoding LTA synthase family protein, whose product MKTIKEKFYERIDSQFGVFYLIAVLTLWMKTYLVQVTQFDLGVQGILQQFLLLLNPLGSALLLLGLAWLFKGRGRYTALMILYFLSSFLLFANVMYYRFFNDFITLPTLFQTQNFGDVSGSILTLIKPYDFLFFLDFVLFLVLLLTKRIKVEKGAVRRRAAVSFMGMGLAISGLNLVLAEADRPQLLTRGFDRNYIVKYLGMYNYTVYDAVQSTRASAQRVLADSNDITEVVNFTSSNHAMPNPEYFGKAEGMNVILIHLESIQEFLIDYELNGEEVTPFLNSLTEDKNMMYFDNFFHQTAQGKTSDAEFILSNSLYGLPQGSAFTMKGTNTYQAAPAILGQEGYTSAVFHPNTGSFWNRNEIYKSFGYDRFFDASSYEMDPEHLADYGLMDKPFFEQSIPNLESLPEPFYAKFISVTHHYPFSMDQDETTIEPHTTGDKSVDNYFQTARYADEALEQFFDYLKESGLYDNSMIIMYGDHYGISQNHDVAMEKVLEKEVTPFVSKAELQRVPFFIRVPGMEGGIRHTYGGQIDILPTILHLLGKESKDYIQFGTDLLSEEHDEVVPFRNGDFVSPTITAIDEKFYDSETGLPLEEERLNEAKRYHEAVQYKLELSDRVVNGDLLRFHTPDDFEPVDRSEYDYNLDLENQD is encoded by the coding sequence ATGAAAACAATAAAAGAAAAATTTTATGAAAGGATAGACAGTCAGTTTGGTGTTTTCTACCTGATAGCCGTTTTGACGCTTTGGATGAAGACGTATTTGGTGCAAGTGACACAGTTTGATCTTGGTGTGCAAGGAATTCTTCAGCAGTTCCTCCTGCTGTTAAATCCGTTGGGATCAGCATTGTTACTCCTTGGATTGGCTTGGTTGTTTAAGGGAAGAGGAAGATATACAGCCTTGATGATCCTTTATTTCCTTTCCTCATTCCTGTTGTTTGCCAATGTGATGTATTACCGTTTCTTCAATGACTTCATCACATTGCCAACCCTTTTTCAGACGCAGAATTTTGGAGATGTGAGCGGGAGTATATTGACACTCATAAAGCCGTATGATTTCTTATTTTTCTTGGATTTCGTATTATTTTTAGTCCTGCTGCTGACAAAGCGGATAAAGGTAGAGAAGGGAGCCGTTAGGAGAAGAGCGGCCGTTTCCTTTATGGGAATGGGGTTGGCTATCTCTGGGCTGAATCTCGTTTTGGCAGAAGCTGACCGCCCTCAGCTGCTGACAAGAGGGTTTGACCGTAACTATATCGTGAAGTATTTAGGCATGTACAATTACACGGTTTATGATGCTGTGCAAAGCACAAGGGCATCAGCACAGCGGGTTTTGGCTGACAGTAATGATATTACAGAGGTCGTGAATTTCACCAGCTCGAATCATGCGATGCCGAATCCTGAATACTTTGGGAAGGCTGAAGGGATGAATGTCATCTTAATTCACCTGGAGTCTATCCAAGAGTTCCTGATTGATTATGAATTGAATGGGGAAGAGGTTACGCCGTTTCTTAATTCATTAACAGAAGATAAGAATATGATGTATTTCGATAATTTCTTCCATCAAACAGCTCAAGGGAAGACGTCTGATGCGGAATTTATCCTCTCAAACTCCCTGTATGGGTTGCCGCAAGGTTCTGCCTTCACGATGAAAGGAACCAATACGTATCAGGCAGCACCAGCTATTTTAGGTCAGGAAGGATACACATCGGCGGTTTTTCATCCAAATACGGGAAGCTTTTGGAACCGTAATGAGATTTATAAATCATTTGGCTATGACCGGTTTTTTGATGCCAGCTCCTATGAAATGGATCCTGAGCACTTGGCCGATTACGGGCTGATGGATAAACCGTTCTTCGAGCAGTCTATCCCTAATCTAGAATCCCTGCCAGAGCCGTTCTATGCGAAGTTCATCAGTGTTACTCATCATTATCCGTTCTCAATGGATCAAGATGAGACAACGATTGAGCCGCATACGACAGGTGATAAGTCAGTCGATAACTATTTCCAGACAGCTCGTTATGCAGATGAAGCATTGGAGCAATTCTTTGATTATCTGAAGGAATCAGGGCTTTACGATAACTCGATGATCATCATGTATGGGGACCATTATGGAATTTCCCAAAACCATGACGTAGCGATGGAGAAGGTGCTTGAGAAGGAAGTCACGCCATTTGTTTCAAAGGCAGAGCTGCAGCGTGTGCCATTCTTTATTAGGGTGCCAGGCATGGAAGGCGGAATTCGCCACACCTATGGAGGACAGATTGATATCCTGCCGACCATCCTTCATTTATTAGGGAAGGAATCAAAGGATTACATCCAGTTTGGAACCGACCTATTATCTGAAGAGCATGATGAGGTAGTACCATTCCGTAATGGGGACTTTGTCAGTCCAACCATCACAGCAATCGATGAGAAATTTTATGACTCTGAAACCGGATTGCCGCTTGAAGAGGAAAGATTGAATGAGGCAAAGAGGTATCATGAAGCGGTTCAATATAAATTGGAACTATCTGACCGGGTGGTGAATGGGGATTTGCTTCGTTTCCATACACCGGATGATTTTGAACCAGTTGACCGTTCGGAGTATGATTATAATCTTGATTTAGAAAATCAGGATTGA